The nucleotide window ACGCGCGGCATCGCGCACGGCCTGGCGATAATAGGCCGGCCCAGGTCGCCGGAGCTGGAGGGGCAGGCCATAGACGAGGTGACGAACCTCATGCGGCGGCGCCACCGCCTGGGGCCCGACGAGGAGAACGACTTCGAGGTCATCACGCAGGCCGCGATGGTGCAGGCGTTCGACGCGCTAACCGCGGCGCTCTTCGTCGTCATCATCGCGGTGGGGAGTATATCGCTGTTGGTGGGCGGCGTGGGCATTATGAACATAATGATGGTCTCGGTCACGGAGCGGACGCGGGAAATAGGCGTCCGCAAGGCGGTGGGGGCGCGGCGAGCCGACATCCTGATGCAGTTCCTAATCGAGGCCGTGGTGCTCTCGGCCGGCGGCGGCCTGTTGGGCGTGGCCGGCGGCACGGCGTTGGCTTTAATCATCGGCGCGGCGACGCCGGTGCCGGCCTCGGTGTCGGGCGGGGCCGTGGTGCTGGGGGTCGTCTTCTCGACGGCGGTGGGCGTCTTCTTCGGCCTGTATCCCGCGCGGCGGGCGGCCCGCCTGGAGCCCATCGCGGCGCTGCGGTACGAGTAGCGTTATGAAACCCCTATGGCATAATCTTCGCCGGCAATACTACCAATACCGCGAGGCGGCGGCGCTGGCGTTCTCGTCGCTGTGGGCCCATAAGATGCGCGCCTTCTTGACGGTCCTGGGCGTCGTCATCGGCGTCACGACCGTCATCGCGATGGTCAGCATCATCGACGGCCTTAACCAGTCCTTCGCCAACCAGATGGGCTTTTTAGGCGCCGACACCTTTTTCATCCAGAAATATAAAGCCGTCCAGTTCGGCGCCGGCCGCGAGGAGGAACGCAAGGATTTCGAGGAGGCCGACGCCGCGGCGATAATGCGCCGCTGCCCGGCGGTGTTGGTGGCCGACTTCTATACCGAGATCGCCGGGCGGGCTACCTACGGCGGCAAGAAGACGGCCCTCCTCGCCATCGGCTCCACGCAAACGGAGAAGTTCGACGAGATCTTCTCGTGGTGGGTGGGGGACGGCCGGATGCTGACGCAGGCCGACATCGACGCCGACCGGTACGTCGCGGTGGTGGGGTCGGCGGTGGCGGAGGCGTTGGCGCCGGAGGGCCGGATAATCGGCGAGCGGATAAAGGTCAACGGCCACCGCTTCCTGGTCGTGGGCGTCTTCGGCCACAAGGGCGAGATCTTCGGCGTCTCGATGGACAACTACATCGTGATACCGCACGGCGCGGGCCGCAAAGCTTTCGGCGAACCGGTCGACGAAATGGGGATGGGGAGCTCAGTTATCACGGTGCGGGCGAAGTCGCCCGAGCTCCTCAATACCGCTTTCGACCAGGCCGAGGTGGTGATGCGGGAGCGGCGCAAGGTCCCGCCGGAGGCCGAGAACGACTTCGAGATCTACACCGCCGACTCGCTGATGGATATCTACAATCAGATAACCGGCGCCGCGTTCGCCGTTATGATCGGCATTTCCGCGGTGTCGCTTTTGGTGGGCGGTATCGGCATTATGAACATCATGCTGGTCTCGGTTACGGAGCGCACGCGGGAAATCGGCGTCCGCAAGGCGCTGGGCGCGCGGCGGCGCGACGTCATGGCGCAGTTCATCGGCGAGGCCACCGTCATCTCGCTCACCGGCGGCATAATCGGCATCGTCATCGGCGTAATCATCGGCGAAGGGGTCAGCCTGCTGACGAAGGTGCTGTCGGACGCCGGCGCGCCGGTGCCGTTCCTGCCGGCGGCCATTAAGGCGTGGTCGATAATGTTGGGCTTCCTGTTCTCGCTGGGGGTGGGCCTTTTCTTCGGCATCTACCCGGCGAACAAGGCCGCGAAGTTGAACCCCATCGAGGCGCTGCGCTACGAATGAAGCGGCGAGGTATTCTATGAGAAATACAACGGCGAAGGTTTACCTGTTGGCCCTTTACCTCGCGGCCGCGAGTTTCGCCGCCGAGGATGAGATTACGAAGACGCCGGCCGGCCTCGAGTTCGAGGCCGTGACGGCGACGTGCGAAGAGGTCCTCGCGCCCAACGTCGTGCGCGTCAGGGTCCTGGGCGAGTGCGCGTTAATCGGCGTCCAGCCCGTCGACAAGAAGGCCCCCTATTACGGCGAAGCGCTGTCGTTCGCCCGCGAGAGGGTAGCGGGCCGCGAGGTTCGCGTCGAGGTATGCCCCAATATCCCGGCCAACGAGACGGGGCAGGCCCGCGCCGTCATCTACTACCGCCGCGACGGCAAGTGGTGGAACCTCAACGTCGAGCTCATAAGCGCGGGCCTGGCGAAGGTCGCCGACGT belongs to bacterium and includes:
- a CDS encoding FtsX-like permease family protein; translated protein: TRGIAHGLAIIGRPRSPELEGQAIDEVTNLMRRRHRLGPDEENDFEVITQAAMVQAFDALTAALFVVIIAVGSISLLVGGVGIMNIMMVSVTERTREIGVRKAVGARRADILMQFLIEAVVLSAGGGLLGVAGGTALALIIGAATPVPASVSGGAVVLGVVFSTAVGVFFGLYPARRAARLEPIAALRYE
- a CDS encoding ABC transporter permease yields the protein MKPLWHNLRRQYYQYREAAALAFSSLWAHKMRAFLTVLGVVIGVTTVIAMVSIIDGLNQSFANQMGFLGADTFFIQKYKAVQFGAGREEERKDFEEADAAAIMRRCPAVLVADFYTEIAGRATYGGKKTALLAIGSTQTEKFDEIFSWWVGDGRMLTQADIDADRYVAVVGSAVAEALAPEGRIIGERIKVNGHRFLVVGVFGHKGEIFGVSMDNYIVIPHGAGRKAFGEPVDEMGMGSSVITVRAKSPELLNTAFDQAEVVMRERRKVPPEAENDFEIYTADSLMDIYNQITGAAFAVMIGISAVSLLVGGIGIMNIMLVSVTERTREIGVRKALGARRRDVMAQFIGEATVISLTGGIIGIVIGVIIGEGVSLLTKVLSDAGAPVPFLPAAIKAWSIMLGFLFSLGVGLFFGIYPANKAAKLNPIEALRYE
- a CDS encoding thermonuclease family protein, which produces MRNTTAKVYLLALYLAAASFAAEDEITKTPAGLEFEAVTATCEEVLAPNVVRVRVLGECALIGVQPVDKKAPYYGEALSFARERVAGREVRVEVCPNIPANETGQARAVIYYRRDGKWWNLNVELISAGLAKVADVPSCHVPTKSWLTYQKEARDARRGMWADVPTPKPSTSEGPDISDFE